The Mycoplasma sp. 1654_15 genome contains a region encoding:
- a CDS encoding RDD family protein produces the protein MQTDNKIANFWIRFLSGIIDLITIFIFIIAISFAVFTTDNVKEELITWKYYLWYFLVIVLIFLLKIIIPIFNHNQSIGQKLCKIKVVFLEPPITFKQKIISQIKKEAFTSLNWIVLFLISACCLIPQVAEKLIKSNNSNVQIKLTDSDYWNWWEQFLISIPILFSNINTLISFVLIISIARKSKVGLNDLYSKSRTVWKYKKEKKEDQIIYKIEPEKIIFKKLIWMESEKNEIR, from the coding sequence ATGCAAACAGATAATAAAATAGCAAATTTTTGAATCAGGTTTTTAAGCGGTATTATCGACTTAATTACTATTTTCATTTTTATTATTGCTATCTCATTTGCTGTTTTCACAACAGATAATGTGAAAGAAGAACTAATTACTTGAAAATATTATCTGTGGTATTTTTTAGTTATTGTTTTAATTTTTTTATTAAAAATTATTATTCCTATTTTTAACCACAATCAAAGTATAGGTCAAAAATTGTGCAAAATCAAGGTTGTTTTTCTTGAACCTCCAATAACTTTTAAACAAAAAATAATTTCACAAATTAAAAAAGAAGCATTTACTTCATTAAACTGAATTGTATTATTTTTGATATCTGCTTGTTGTTTGATTCCTCAAGTAGCTGAAAAATTAATAAAATCAAATAACTCAAATGTACAAATTAAACTTACTGACTCAGATTACTGAAACTGGTGAGAACAATTCTTGATATCCATACCTATTTTATTTTCAAATATTAATACCCTAATTAGCTTTGTTTTAATAATCTCCATAGCAAGAAAATCTAAAGTTGGATTAAATGATTTATATTCTAAATCAAGAACAGTTTGAAAATACAAAAAAGAAAAAAAAGAAGATCAAATAATCTACAAAATTGAACCTGAAAAAATTATCTTTAAAAAACTTATATGAATGGAAAGTGAAAAAAATGAAATCAGATAA